A single region of the Pseudanabaena sp. FACHB-2040 genome encodes:
- a CDS encoding Uma2 family endonuclease: MNPVETPLKTDAWIAASWDAYVKAVKDPELNRAKGYYYQGFMRLEMLPVGSDHSSDHALMLFAVSLYATLKGIAVTAKDNCSYRKVGIQECQPDISYYVGTKALAIPRGTNIVDLNKYPAPDVVIEIAKSSLLDDQGAKRLLYEDLGVGEYWIVDVERGKITAFTVANQGSYRIRESQLIVGLQMITLEQALKQSQEADQTQVGSWLMQQFSA; encoded by the coding sequence TTGAATCCGGTTGAAACACCTCTCAAAACCGATGCCTGGATTGCGGCTTCTTGGGATGCCTATGTTAAGGCTGTCAAAGACCCCGAACTTAATCGAGCAAAAGGGTACTACTACCAAGGGTTTATGAGGCTTGAGATGCTGCCTGTTGGGTCTGATCACTCCAGCGACCATGCTTTGATGCTCTTCGCTGTGAGTCTTTATGCAACCCTTAAAGGCATTGCTGTGACGGCAAAGGACAACTGCTCTTATCGCAAAGTGGGGATTCAGGAATGCCAGCCGGATATTTCCTACTACGTCGGTACAAAAGCGCTGGCGATTCCTCGCGGCACCAATATTGTTGACCTAAACAAGTATCCTGCCCCGGACGTGGTAATCGAAATTGCTAAGTCCTCTTTGCTAGATGATCAAGGCGCAAAACGCCTTCTCTACGAAGACCTGGGTGTGGGTGAATACTGGATTGTGGATGTGGAAAGAGGGAAGATCACGGCGTTTACTGTGGCAAACCAGGGCAGCTACCGCATTCGCGAATCTCAGCTCATTGTAGGCCTGCAAATGATAACGCTGGAGCAGGCCCTCAAGCAGAGCCAAGAAGCCGACCAAACCCAGGTTGGCAGTTGGCTCATGCAGCAGTTTAGTGCTTGA
- the clpB gene encoding ATP-dependent chaperone ClpB has translation MQPTQNQFTEKAWSAIAQTQDIAKQAKQQQLESEHLMVALLDQEGLAASIFTKLEVSLDLLRERTEAFIKGQPQVSGGSSSLYMGRSFDTLTDRAEAYRKEYGDDFISIEHLILAYAKDERFGKTLFQDLGITEAKIRQVIQQIRGNQKVTDQNPEGKYEALEKYGRDLTQFAREGRLDPVIGRDDEIRRTIQILSRRTKNNPVLIGEPGVGKTAIAEGLAQRIVKGDVPESLQERKLIALDMGALIAGAKYRGEFEERLKAVLKEVTESQGLIILFIDEIHTVVGAGATQGAMDAGNLLKPMLARGELRCIGATTLDEYRKYIEKDAALERRFQQVYIDQPSVEDTISILRGLKDRYETHHNVKISDGALVAAATLSTRYISDRFLPDKAIDLVDEAAAKLKMEVTSKPEELDEVDRKILQIEMERLSLQKESDLASKERLNRLDRELADLKEEQASLNALWQSEKDILEQRKAVKSEIDRVEVEVQQAERAYDLNKAAELKYGTLTELQHQLEAAEAKMAELQTSGRSLTREEVTESDIAEIISKWTGIPVSKLVQSEMQKLLLLEDELHRRVIGQDEAVTAVADAIQRSRAGLADPNRPTASFIFLGPTGIGKTELAKALAAFLFDTEEAMVRIDMSEYMEKHSVSRLIGAPPGYVGYDEGGQLTEAIRRRPYAVILFDEIEKAHPDVFNIMLQILDDGRVTDAQGHTVDFKNSIIIMTSNIGSQYILDVSGDDEQYDEMRSRVLEALRASFRPEFLNRVDEMIIFHTLKKSELREIVKLQVIRLERRLADRKMAVRLSEAALDFLAEVGYDPVYGARPLKRAIQRELETQMAKAILRGDFGEGDTVFVDVENERLAFKRLPAELVTL, from the coding sequence ATGCAACCAACCCAAAATCAATTTACAGAAAAGGCTTGGAGTGCGATCGCACAGACCCAAGACATTGCCAAGCAGGCCAAGCAGCAGCAGCTTGAGAGCGAGCATCTCATGGTAGCGCTGCTAGATCAAGAGGGGCTGGCGGCGAGCATCTTCACCAAGCTAGAAGTTAGCCTGGATCTGCTGAGGGAGCGCACTGAAGCTTTTATTAAAGGGCAGCCCCAAGTTTCGGGCGGCAGTTCTTCGCTATATATGGGCCGCTCCTTCGATACGCTCACCGATCGGGCCGAGGCTTATCGTAAAGAGTATGGCGACGACTTTATCTCCATCGAGCACCTGATCCTGGCCTACGCTAAAGACGAGCGCTTCGGCAAAACGCTGTTTCAGGATCTAGGCATTACTGAAGCAAAGATCAGACAGGTGATTCAACAAATTCGCGGAAACCAGAAAGTGACAGACCAGAACCCCGAGGGCAAATACGAAGCCCTGGAAAAATATGGGCGCGACCTCACTCAGTTTGCTCGCGAAGGCAGGCTTGACCCAGTAATTGGCCGGGACGATGAAATTCGCCGCACCATTCAGATTCTCTCGCGCCGCACCAAGAACAACCCGGTGCTGATTGGTGAACCCGGCGTTGGTAAAACAGCGATTGCCGAAGGACTGGCCCAGCGGATCGTTAAAGGCGATGTGCCCGAATCGTTGCAAGAGCGCAAGCTAATTGCCCTAGACATGGGCGCACTGATTGCTGGGGCTAAGTATCGGGGCGAGTTTGAGGAGCGGCTCAAGGCTGTGCTCAAAGAAGTCACCGAGTCCCAAGGGCTGATCATTCTGTTTATCGACGAGATTCACACAGTCGTCGGCGCTGGGGCTACCCAGGGTGCGATGGATGCGGGCAACCTGCTCAAACCCATGCTGGCGCGGGGAGAACTGCGCTGTATTGGAGCCACCACCCTAGATGAGTACCGCAAGTACATTGAGAAAGATGCGGCCCTAGAGCGACGCTTCCAGCAGGTTTACATCGACCAGCCCAGCGTCGAAGACACCATTTCTATTCTGCGGGGCCTCAAAGATCGCTACGAAACTCACCATAACGTCAAAATTTCTGACGGTGCGCTGGTAGCAGCAGCGACCTTATCGACTCGCTATATTAGCGATCGCTTCTTGCCCGACAAGGCCATTGACCTGGTAGACGAAGCCGCCGCCAAGCTGAAGATGGAGGTGACTTCTAAACCAGAAGAGCTCGACGAAGTTGATCGCAAAATTCTCCAGATAGAGATGGAGCGGCTGTCGCTGCAAAAGGAAAGCGATCTGGCCTCTAAAGAACGACTCAACCGGCTAGACCGAGAGCTGGCCGATTTGAAAGAAGAACAGGCCAGCCTCAACGCCCTCTGGCAGTCTGAGAAAGACATCTTAGAGCAGCGTAAGGCAGTCAAGAGCGAAATTGACCGAGTTGAGGTCGAAGTTCAGCAGGCAGAACGGGCCTACGACCTCAATAAGGCTGCCGAGCTAAAGTATGGCACCCTGACTGAGCTACAGCACCAGCTAGAGGCGGCTGAGGCCAAAATGGCTGAGCTGCAAACCTCAGGCCGGTCACTAACGCGAGAAGAGGTGACTGAGTCTGACATTGCTGAGATCATCTCTAAGTGGACCGGCATTCCGGTGAGCAAGCTGGTGCAGTCAGAAATGCAGAAGCTGCTGCTGCTGGAAGACGAGCTGCACCGCCGAGTAATCGGCCAGGATGAAGCGGTCACGGCAGTTGCCGACGCTATTCAGCGCTCACGTGCTGGACTAGCAGACCCCAACCGACCCACCGCTAGCTTTATTTTCTTAGGGCCTACCGGCATTGGTAAGACCGAGCTAGCTAAAGCGCTGGCAGCCTTTCTCTTCGATACCGAAGAGGCAATGGTGCGCATCGATATGTCTGAGTACATGGAGAAGCACTCGGTTTCGCGTCTAATCGGGGCTCCTCCAGGCTACGTCGGCTACGACGAGGGCGGTCAGCTAACTGAAGCAATTCGTCGTCGGCCCTATGCGGTGATTCTCTTCGACGAGATCGAAAAGGCTCACCCTGATGTGTTCAACATCATGCTGCAAATCTTGGATGATGGCCGAGTTACGGATGCCCAAGGGCATACGGTGGACTTCAAAAACTCCATCATCATCATGACTAGCAACATCGGATCGCAGTACATCCTAGATGTCTCTGGGGACGATGAGCAGTATGACGAAATGCGATCGCGCGTGCTCGAAGCGCTGCGAGCCAGCTTCCGGCCTGAGTTTCTCAACCGGGTAGATGAAATGATCATCTTCCACACGCTGAAGAAGAGCGAACTGCGCGAGATCGTCAAGCTCCAGGTAATTCGCCTAGAGCGGCGGCTAGCCGATCGCAAGATGGCGGTGCGGCTGAGTGAAGCGGCCCTCGATTTCTTAGCAGAGGTGGGCTACGACCCTGTGTATGGTGCCCGTCCCCTCAAGCGAGCGATTCAGCGAGAGCTAGAAACCCAGATGGCCAAGGCTATTCTTCGAGGTGACTTTGGTGAGGGCGATACGGTTTTCGTAGACGTGGAAAACGAGCGCTTGGCCTTTAAGCGACTGCCTGCGGAGCTAGTGACCCTCTAG
- a CDS encoding late competence development ComFB family protein, producing the protein MSSVPEFQKRAYINVMEWLVAEEVERQLHRLPPRLQKYVKRLEVETYALNRLPALYASSEKGWQHQCEKARHEMGSQIKGAVQQALAAVQVDPLRLSQPLKVGNDEEAKAALQVLREMLQQPELTWEGIVNRLKQMLSKDLPKKAPEPPPKAKPPLPGQGHAHHWRPGTYGAEISWKPKPLPSGQQFDWNDPRYQK; encoded by the coding sequence ATGAGTAGTGTTCCTGAATTTCAAAAGCGGGCGTATATCAACGTCATGGAATGGTTGGTTGCAGAGGAGGTAGAGCGACAGCTACACCGGCTCCCCCCTCGCCTGCAAAAGTATGTCAAACGGCTAGAGGTAGAAACTTACGCCCTCAACCGTTTGCCGGCGCTGTATGCTTCTAGCGAAAAAGGCTGGCAGCATCAGTGTGAAAAGGCTAGGCACGAGATGGGCAGTCAGATCAAAGGCGCGGTTCAACAGGCTTTGGCAGCTGTGCAGGTTGACCCGTTACGGCTATCTCAGCCTTTAAAGGTCGGCAATGATGAAGAAGCCAAGGCCGCCCTGCAGGTGTTGCGCGAAATGCTGCAGCAGCCAGAGCTGACCTGGGAGGGCATTGTCAACCGCCTAAAACAAATGCTGTCCAAAGATTTGCCCAAAAAAGCGCCCGAACCGCCACCCAAGGCCAAGCCCCCTTTGCCCGGTCAGGGCCACGCTCATCACTGGAGGCCCGGCACCTACGGGGCCGAGATCTCCTGGAAACCCAAGCCGCTACCCTCCGGGCAGCAGTTTGACTGGAACGATCCTCGCTACCAGAAGTAG
- a CDS encoding response regulator transcription factor translates to MIRLLLAEDKTIIRQGLRRLLESYADLKVVGEAENGQQAVEQAAILQPDLVLMDVRMPVMDGMAATQLICDRFPQVKVLILTTFDDEQYIEKVMDVGASGYLLKDTPSEELADAIRSAHRGYTQLGPGLFKKVFSQRSVASKNSADSRRLELANLTPREREVLSLIATGASNREIAEILCIAEKTVKNHVSSILSRLNLRDRTQAAVFTHSLPHTKLSENLKADE, encoded by the coding sequence ATGATTCGTCTACTGCTGGCTGAAGATAAAACGATTATTCGACAGGGCTTACGACGGTTGTTAGAGTCTTATGCAGATTTAAAAGTCGTGGGAGAAGCCGAAAATGGTCAGCAAGCAGTAGAGCAGGCAGCAATTCTTCAACCAGATCTAGTATTAATGGATGTGCGGATGCCTGTGATGGATGGGATGGCAGCAACGCAACTGATTTGCGATCGCTTTCCCCAGGTAAAAGTCCTTATTCTGACCACCTTTGATGACGAACAATATATCGAAAAAGTCATGGATGTTGGGGCGAGCGGCTATCTGTTGAAGGACACGCCTTCAGAAGAACTTGCCGATGCAATTCGCTCTGCCCACAGGGGATACACCCAGCTTGGCCCCGGATTGTTCAAAAAGGTGTTTTCGCAGCGTTCTGTTGCATCCAAAAATTCTGCTGACAGTCGTCGGCTTGAACTGGCAAATCTAACCCCTAGAGAACGCGAGGTGTTGAGCTTGATTGCTACAGGAGCCAGTAATCGAGAGATTGCCGAAATCCTTTGCATTGCCGAAAAGACGGTCAAAAATCACGTTTCCAGTATTTTGAGTCGGCTAAACTTGCGCGATCGCACTCAAGCCGCCGTCTTTACCCACTCCTTACCTCACACCAAACTGTCTGAAAACCTTAAAGCTGATGAATAA